A stretch of DNA from Hordeum vulgare subsp. vulgare unplaced genomic scaffold, MorexV3_pseudomolecules_assembly, whole genome shotgun sequence:
ACTGCGGAGGGCATTCTCCCTAATAAAGCGGATACCTCTGATCCTGCTTGAACAAAACGAAAGATATTATCGATAAATAAAAGCACGTCTTGCTTATTAACATCTCGGAAATATTCTGCCATAGTTAGGGCAGTTAAACCAACTCTCATACGAGCTCCCGGTGGTTCATTCATTTGGCCATAGACTAGAGCTACCTTTGATTCTTCAATATTTTTTTCATTAATTACTCCGGATTCCTTCATTTCCATATAAAGATCATTTCCTTCACGAGTCCGTTCCCCTACTCCACCGAATACGGATACGCCCCCATGAGCTTTAGCAATGTTATTGATTAATTCCATGATCAGTACTGTTTTACCTACTCCAGCCCCCCCAAATAGTCCTATTTTTCCTCCACGTCGATAAGGAGCTAAAAGATCGACGACCTTAATACCTGTTTCAAAGATGGATAATTTCGTATCTAACTCGATAAAGGCAGGCGCAGATCTATGAATAGGGAACGTTGCACTACTATCTACAGGACCCAAATTGTCAACAGGCTCCCCAAGAACGTTGAAAATTCGTCCGAGAGTAGCTCCACCGACCGGAACACTGAGAGGAGCTCCCGTGTCAATCACTTCCATTCCTCTCATCAACCCGTCCGTAGCACTCATAGCTACAGCTCTAACTCGATTATTTCCTAATAATTGTTGTACCTCACAAGTCACATTAATTTGCTTATCGGCAGTGTCTCTACTCTGGACTACTAAAGCGTTATAAATATAAGGTAACTTGCCCGGGGGAAAAGTGACATCCAGCACGGGtccaataatttgatcgatacgaCCTGTACTTTTTTCTTCACTTGTGGAAACCCCGGGACGAGAAGTAGTAGGATTGGTTCTCATAATTATCACATAATTAAAAAAAAGGAATTTGTCgaaatttttctttttttattgttgaataatgccaaatcaaatcaaaaaaaatccaaaagtaAAAAGGAAATGAATTAGTTAAttcaataagagagaaaaggggacCAGGACTTGATTTCGTTGCCCAAGCGAATCCCATTCAATCGTTTACTCATGGAATGAGTCCGTTGGAAAGTTCAATCAATCTTTTTTTCATATACATTTTGCCTTTTGTGGAGGATCTGTGCCTACTCTACTTTCCTATCTAGGACTTCGATATACAAAATATATACTACTGTGAAGCATAGATTGCTGTCAACAAAGAATTTTATTAGTATTTAGTTAGGTATTTGCATTCCAAATAAGAAAAGAGACCTATTAAGAACTTGTAAAATAAGGATTAGGGATTAATTTGGGTTGCGCTATACCTATCAAAGAGTATACAATAATGATGGATTTGGTAAATCAAATCCATGGTTTAATAACGAACCGTGTTAACTTACCATAACAACAACTCAATTCCTATCGAATTCCTATAGTGGAATTCCTATAGGATAGAACATACACAGG
This window harbors:
- the LOC123420359 gene encoding ATP synthase subunit beta, chloroplastic, encoding MRTNPTTSRPGVSTSEEKSTGRIDQIIGPVLDVTFPPGKLPYIYNALVVQSRDTADKQINVTCEVQQLLGNNRVRAVAMSATDGLMRGMEVIDTGAPLSVPVGGATLGRIFNVLGEPVDNLGPVDSSATFPIHRSAPAFIELDTKLSIFETGIKVVDLLAPYRRGGKIGLFGGAGVGKTVLIMELINNIAKAHGGVSVFGGVGERTREGNDLYMEMKESGVINEKNIEESKVALVYGQMNEPPGARMRVGLTALTMAEYFRDVNKQDVLLFIDNIFRFVQAGSEVSALLGRMPSAVGYQPTLSTEMGSLQERIASTKKGSITSIQAVYVPADDLTDPAPATTFAHLDATTVLSRGLASKGIYPAVDPLDSTSTMLQPRIVGNEHYETAQRVKETLQRYKELQDIIAILGLDELSEEDRLTVARARKIERFLSQPFFVAEVFTGSPGKYVALAETIRGFQLILSGELDGLPEQAFYLVGNIDEASTKAITLEEENKSQK